CGCCCGCATCGTCGAAAACCAGATCGACCCGGCCGAGATACCGGCCATAGGCATAGGCCTGCACGATGGCGGTCCGGCCCAGCATGGTCGGGTAGGGGCCAGCCGCCGCCGCATCGGTATTCGACAGCAGGGTATGGCTGTGGCCGCCGACGATCACGTCGATGCCGGTGGTTTCGGCCGCGATCCGCTTGTCGGTCTCATGGCCCGAATGGCTGAGCAGGACGATCTTGTCGATGCCCTCGGCGGTGAGGCGGTCGGCCTCGGCCTGCGCCGCCCCGACCGGATCGGTGAAGACGATATCGGGGCCGGGGCTCGCGAGGTCAGGATTGCCCTGCGGGGTGAGGCCGATCACGCCGATCCTCTCGCCCGCCACCTCGATCACCGTCGATTTGAGGATCGCGTCCCTCAGCAGCGGTTCGGCCGACAGATCGGCATTGGCCATCAAGAGCGGCATCGTCACCCGGGCGGCGAAATCGGCCAGCCCCTCGGGACCGTCGTCGAATTCGTGATTGCCGACGGCCATCGCGTCATAGCCCAGCCGGTTGACCATCTCGGCCACGGCCTTGCCCTTGTAATAGCTGTAGAACAGCGTGCCCTGGAACTGGTCGCCCGCATCCAGCAGCAGCATCGGCCCGCCCTCGGCCCGGGCGGCGGCGATGGCGGTCGCGAGCCGTGCCGTGCCGCCGAAACAGGCGCCGGCCAGGTTGTCTTCCTCGGGGCAGTCCGAATCGTATTTCGAGATCGGTTCCAGCCGGGCATGCACATCATTGGTGTGCAGCAGGGTCAGCGCGAAATCGGCCTGCGCCGTACCGGCCAGCAGCGCCAGCGCCGCTGCCGGGAAGAGGATGCGCATGGTCATCGGTCCGGGGCTCCATATGGTTGACGCGGGCCAGATTGGCGCGGTTCGGACGGGCTGTCAAAGCCCCCCGCGCTTGACCCGGGGCGCGGCAGGGGGCATGTCGGGCGCATGCTGATCTACAAGATTTTCCGACGCGCCGAATGGGATGCGCTCCGCGAGCGGGGCGCCAGTCGCGGCGCGCCGGTCGATCTGGCCGATGGCTTCATCCATCTCTCGACCGCCGGGCAGGTGGCCGGCACCGCCGAGAAGCACTTTGCGGGCGAAAGCGACCTGGTTCTGGTCGCGGTCGAGGCCGACAGGCTGGGGCCCGACCTGAAATGGGAACCCTCGCGCGGCGGCGCCCTGTTCCCGCATCTTTACCGTGAGCTCCGACTTGCCGATCTGGTCTGGGACAAGTCGCTGCCGCTGGGCGCGACCGGGCATATCTTTCCCGAGGGGGTGATATGACGCCGCTTGAACGGGTGGGGCTGGCGGTGTTTCACCGGATCGAGCCGGAACGCGCCCATGCGCTGTCGCTGACGGCGCTGCGGCGCGGGCTCGTGCCGCTGCCGGGGCAACTCACCAGCTCGCGGCTGGCCACCGATCTGGCCGGGCTTTCGCTGCCCAACCCGGTGGGGCTGGCGGCAGGTTACGACAAGAACGCGGTGGCGCTGGGACCGCTGATGCGGGCGGGCTTCGGCTTTCTCGAGGTCGGCGCCGCGACGCCCCGGCCGCAGCCCGGCAATCCGCGGCCGCGGCTGTTCCGGCTGATCGAGGACCGGGCCGCGATCAACCGCTTCGGCTTCAACAATGACGGCATGGAGGCGGTCCGCGCCCGGCTGGCGGCGCGGCCCGCAGGCGTGCCGGTGGGGCTGAACCTCGGCGCCAACAAGGACAGCCCCGACCGGGCGGCCGATTTCGCCACGGTGCTGCGGGCCTGCGGTGCGCATGTCGATTTCGCCACGGTCAATGTCTCGTCGCCCAATACCGAGAAGCTGCGCGATCTGCAGGGCCACGAGGCGCTGGCGGCGCTGCTGGCGGGGGTGATGGCGGCGCGGGCGGAACTTTCCCGCCCCGTTCCGGTTTTCCTCAAGATCGCGCCGGATCTGACCGATGCCGAGATCGACGACATTGCCGCCGTGGCGCTGGAGGCCGGGGTCTCGGGCATCGTCGCCACCAATACCACGCTGGCGCGGACCGGGCTGAAAAGCGCCGGGGCCGGGCAGGCGGGCGGGCTGTCTGGCGCGCCGCTCTTCGCGCGCTCGACCCGGGTTCTGGCCCGGCTGTCGGCCGCGACCGGCGGGCAATTGCCGCTGATCGGGGTGGGCGGCGTCGGTTCGGCCGAGGAGGCCTATGCCAAGATCCGCGCGGGCGCCTCGGCGCTGCAGCTTTATACCGCGCTGGTCTATGGCGGCATGAGCCTCGTGGGCGACATCGTCGAGGGGCTCGACCGGCTGCTGGCGCGGGACGGGTTCGCCCATGTCTCCGAGGCCGTGGGCACGGGACGAAAGGACTGGGAATGAGGGGCTGGGAATGACGGCGATCGCGATCTGGCACAATCCGCGCTGCTCGAAATCGCGCGCGGCTCTGGCGCTTCTGCAGGAGCGGGGCGTCGAGCCCCAGGTGCGGCGCTATCTCGAGGTGCCGCCGAACGAGAAGGAGCTGCGCGAGGTTCTCGACATGCTGGGCGGACCCGCCATCGGCATGATGCGGACCGGCGAGCCGCTATTCTCCGAGCTGGAGCTTGCCAGGGATGCGCCCGACGAGGTGCTGATCGCGGCCATGGCCGCGCATCCGAAGCTGATCGAGCGGCCGCTGGCGATGGCCGATGGCCGTGCCGTTCTGGGCCGCCCGCCCGAACGGGTGCTGGAGCTTCTGGAAGACTGAGGCCCGGGAATGGGCAGGGCAGGGGGGCCGGAGCCCCCGCCCGTCAGTTCAGGCCTGCTTGCGGTCGGCCATGGCGGCCGCGAAGCGTTCGAACAGGTAATAGCTGTCTTGCGGGCCCGGGCTCGCCTCGGGGTGATATTGCACCGAGAAGACCGGGCGGTCGGTCATGCGGATGCCGCAATTCGACCCGTCGAACAGCGAGACATGGGTTTCCTTGACGCCCTCGGGCAGGGTCTGGCTGTCGACGGTGAAGCCGTGATTCATCGAGGTGATCTCGACCTTGCCGGTCTCGAGATCCTTCACCGGGTGGTTGGCGCCGTGATGTCCGTGGTTCATCTTGACGGTCTTCGCCCCCAGCGCCAGGGCCAGCATCTGGTGCCCGAGGCAGATCCCGAACAGCGGCACGTCCTTGTCGAGGATCTTGCGGATCATCGGCACCGCGTATTCGCCGGTCGCCGCCGGATCGCCCGGACCGTTCGACAGGAACACGCCCTCGGGCTCGAGCGCCAGCACGTCCTCGGCACTGGCGCTGGCGGGCAGCACGGTCACGTCGCAGCCGGCCGAGGCCAGGCAGCGCAGGATGTTGCGCTTGGCGCCATAGTCTATGGCCACGACCCGGTGGCCGGGCTCGGTGCGTTTCGCGTGCCCCTCGGGCCAGCTCCAGCGCATCTCGTCCCAGCGATAGCTTTGCGCGCAGGTGACATCCTTGGCCAGGTCGAGCCCGACCAGGCCGGACCAGGCGCGCGCCTTGGCCACCAGCTTCTCGATGTCGAACTTGCCCTCGGGATCATGGGCCAGCGCCACATGCGGCGCGCCCTGCTGGCGGATCGCCCGGGTCAGCCGCCGGGTGTCGATGCCGCCGATGCCGATCCGGCCGCGCCGGGCCAGCCAGTCCTTCAGCGCATCGGCCGCGCGCCAGTTCGAGGGCTCGGTCGGGTCCCATTTCACCACCATGCCCGCGGCCACCGGATCGGCGGTCTCGTCATCGTCGGGATTGACGCCGACATTGCCGATATGGGGGAAGGTGAAGGTCACCACCTGACCCGCATAGGAAGGGTCGGTCATGATCTCCTGATAGCCGGTCATGGCGGTGTTGAAGCAGAGCTCGGCCACCGTCTCGCCCACGGCGCCGAAGCCATGGCCGTAGAAGACGGTCCCGTCGGCGAGGGTCAGGCAGGCGGTCGGGTGAGGCGTGGCGGCTGGCATCGGGATCTCCTGGGCGCTGGTCGGCCGGACACTAGGTCGAGGCCAAAGAAGAATCAAGAGCCAGCGGCAAAATGCAAAATGGTTTAAATTCAGTTATTTAGCGTCATATTGCCCGGGTTGTCAGGGTCCGGTCCTGCCCTTATCTTGCCCAACTTGACCTTGGCAAACGAGATGAGGCAGCCGATGGACCTACGCACCCGCATTTCTGCGGCGCTCAAGGCGGCGATGAAGGACAGGGAGGCGAACCGGCTCGGAACGCTGAGGCTGATCAATGCCGCGATCAAGGACCGCGACATCGCGGCCCGTACCGGCGATACCGAAGAGGGTGTGAGCGAGGCCGAGCTGCTGGCCATCCTCGCCCGCATGGTCAAGCAGCGACAGGAAAGCGCACGCGCCTATGAAGAGGGCGGGCGACTCGACCTGGCCGAACGCGAACGTGCCGAGATCGCCGTGATCGAGGAATATCTGCCGCGTCAGCTGACCGCGGACGAGGTCGACGAGGCAATCGGCACGGCGATCGTCGAGACCGAGGCCAATTCGATCCGCGACATGGGCCGGGTGATGGCGCAGCTGAAGGCCAGATATGCCGGCCGGATGGATTTCGCCGCCGTCGGCCCGATGGTGCGTCAGCGTCTGTCCTGACCGCGGGCGGCCGCGTCCTGTCAGGGCCCGTCTCTGCGGCCCCCCTTGCGTCGCGTGCGCGCATGGCCATCCGGAAAACGGCGTCGTAAGGGGAAAGGCAGGGGGCTGCATGCCCTTCCGCCCGGGCTCGAGGGCAGATAACGTGAAGACTTACACGGAGGCGGGGATCGGTCCATGCTGAGATACCTGAAGAATGTCAAACCCGAAGACTGGCCGGCGCTGTTGTTGCGCGCGGGCGCGCTGGCCTTGATCACGGTGCATCTGGTCACGTTTCTCTTCATCTACCAGCATCCGCTTTTCATCCTCACGGCGGTGGGGATGGGGCTGCTGCTCGCGCGAGAGATGTATGAGGACCTGTCGCAGCGCTTTTTCCGGCTGAAGGCCGAGGAATTCGAGCGCGAGCTGCAGGATCTGAAGGGCACCGCTCCGACCGCGGCCGAGGGCGGCCGGCGTTCGCTGCTTATCGAGGAAACCGGCGCGCTGAAGGATATCTCGGCCCGCGCCTTCAGGTCCTGACGGTTTCAGGGGCGCGCGCCGCGCGCCCCTCTGCCTAGGAGGCTTCGGGCGGCAGCGGCCCGAAGACCCGGTCGAAGCTGCGCCGCAGCGCGACATCGACATCGGCCATGGTGACCGGCAGCCCCAGATCGACCAGGCTGGTCACGCCATGGCCGCGGATGCCGCAGGGCACGATCCCGTCGAAATGCCCGAGATCCGGCTCGACATTGATCGAGAGCCCGTGGAAGCTGACCCAGCGCCGCAGTCGCACGCCGATGGCGGCGATCTTGTCCTCGCGCGGCGCGCCCGACGGCCCGGGCGGCAGATCGGGGCGCACCACCCAGACCCCGACCCGGCCCGCACGCCGCTCGCCCCGTACATTGAATTCGGCGAGGGTCTCGATCACCCATTGCTCCAGTTGCCAGACGAAGCGGCGCACGTCACGGCCGCGCCGCCCGACATCGAGCATGACATAGACCACCCTCTGGCCCGGCCCGTGATAGGTGAACTGGCCGCCGCGCCGGGTTTCGTAGACCGGAAACCGGCCCGGATCGGTAAGGTCTTCGGGCCGCGCCGAGGTGCCCGCGGTGTAGAGCGGCGGATGTTCGAGCAGCCAGATCGCCTCGCGGGCCTGTCCGGCCGCAATCTGCCCGGCTCTGGCCTCCATCGCGGCAACCGTTTCCTCGTAGGGTGAAAGTTCTTTTAATTCAAGCCATTCCGGCCCCATCTTCACGTCTTCCTTCTGTCGCGGCCAACCGCGCCCGTGCAGAATGCCCTGCCTTCGGGCGGGGGCGGCGCGTTCGTGCCAGTCAGGAGAGACATGTCGGCATGACGACGAAAGTTGCAATGCCCTGCCTTGCGGCGCCTCCGGCCCGCATTCTGCGCTGCGGTCGGCGATGTTCGTCAGGCCGCGGATCGGAAGCGGCGATGTCGCCCGGGCTGTCGGATTCGTGCGGATCTGTCTGCCGGTCGGCTTTCGTCTGGTGCCGGGGCGGCGCAGGCTGTGGTCATGGGAGCGGCGCCCGGCGGGCGGGCGAGGCCTTTCCGCATCCGTCCGGCGGGCGGCGAGAGGGGGGCTTTCGAGCCCGATTACGGGGCCTCGTGCTGCCCTGCCGTTGCGCCGCACCCGGCGGCAGAAAAAACGCGAAAATCCCCCTTCACATCCCCGATCCGACTCGTTATGAACCGCCGCACTACCAGACACGTGCGGTCGTGGCGGAATTGGTAGACGCGCAGCGTTGAGGTCGCTGTGGGGTAACTCCCGTGGAAGTTCGAGTCTTCTCGACCGCACCATAGTCCAAGCAAGATCAAGGCCTTACGGCTGTGTTTCGACGCAGTCCCCGATATGGTCCTCCATGGCGACGAGAGATGCCGGGGGATCTGGCGGCGTTGATTTCATGCTTCGCCCTTTTCAAGCCATGGCTGAATGTCCTCGAATCTCGCGAGCCTCACGTTCCAGCGTTTGATGCTGCGCCACTCGCCTCCGGCAGGGGCTATCCATCGGTGACAGGCGGATGTGCTGACCCCTAGCAAAGCGGGGGTATCCCTCGGTTTTTGGGGGGCGGCAGTGGCATTGTCCCGGCTGGATGGCCGAGGAAATTGTGGGGAAGAAAACGCGATTCACCGGAGCCCGGATCATCGGCCTCCTGCGGCAGGCGGGGAACACCGTCCTTGCCGAAAGGCGCGCCGGCGGATCGGCCTGTCATCAGCGCGTCCGGAAGATCTCTGTCGATGCCCTTGCACGGATCGCTTCATCTCCGAGGTCCCAAGCCGTGGCACGGAATTCCGGACAGTCTCACCGGGATATGTCAGTGGCACGCTCCTGGAATGAGCCGAGAGCAGGGGCATCGCCCTGACCCGCATCCATTCCGGCAGGCCCCGGCAGAACGCCTATGGTGAGCGCGGCAACCGGACGGTCCGGCGCAAATGACTGCCCTCTACAGGTTCGAAAGCATCCAATAGGTGTGGCAGGTAGCCACCGAGTGGCGCGGGTCCCAAGACACCAAACGTCCCAATATGGGCGCCGTCGCTTCCATTTACCGCCTGACGGCAGAATGCCGGATCGGGCCTGTGTCACCCCCGTTTTCGCCAGAGATGGCAGCGCCGCAACCGAGACGTAAAACCACCTGGGAAAAGGTTGGAGCCTGTCCGGAGGAACCGAACCAGCTCTCACGGGCCGGGATGGGGCGTGACACGAAGGCTCATGAAAAACGGCGCCCCCCGACTTGGGAGGCGCCGCCCGTTCGTTCTTAGGGTCCTGGTCGCGCGTGGCCTCAGAAGCCTGCCTTGATCTTCTCGAAGGCGGCCGATTGCTTCTCGCGCAGCTCGCCCGGCATCGGCAACTGGGCCAGCACCGGCACGTCGATCGGCCCGAGCCCGATCGCGGTCAGCGCCTCGTTTCCGATCGCGGCCATCGCCTTGGCATTCGCCTGGCCGTAGCCCGCATCGAGCAGGGCCTTGGTCGAGGAGGGGGCAAGCGTGGCATTGAGGAAGTCATAGGCCTTCTGTTCGGAGCCGGGGCCGTCCTTCAGGTCGACATAGCCGCAGACCCAGAGCGACGAGCCCTCCTTGGCCTCGCGCTGGAACCCGACCGGAAAGCCCTGATCGACCATGGTCGGCAAGGTCTCGTTCCAGGCCCAGGAGACCAGCACCTCGCCCGAGGCCAGCAGCTGCGCCAGCTCGGCCGGATCGGTCCAGTAGGTGCGCAGGTTCGGATGCACATCGCGCAGCCAGGCGACGGCGGCGTCGAACTGGGCATCGGTGACGGTGCTCCAGTTGGTGGTGCCGGTCGCCAGATAGGCCAGGGCGAAGGCGTCGTCGACATTGTCGGGCAGCGTCACCCGGCCCGCATATTCGGGGTTCTTGAACACGTCGAGCGAGGCCACGTCCCCGGCCGGGACGTCCTCGGTGTTGTAGGCGATGGCGGTCGAGCCGAAATCGGTCGGCACGAAATAGACCTCGGCGCCGGTATCGGCCACGTCGGTGCCCTTGAGATCGGCGTTGATATGTTCCCAGGCGGTGATCCTCGATGTGTCCCAGGGCTCGAGAATGCCGGATTCGATCCATTTCGTGACCGAGCCCGCGCAGATATGGCTGACATCGGTCCTGAAGCCCGAGCGCAGCTTCTGGAGCGCCTCCTCCTCGTCGCCGAAGAAGGTGAAGCTCGGCTCCTGGCCGTATTTTTCGGCGTAATCGGCATGGAAGGCCGGGATCTCGAAGCCGGAATAGTCGAAGACAAGCAGATCGGGGTCGGCGGCCCAGGCGGCGGACCCGGCGATCAGGGCCACGGTGCTGACGAGAATCGGGCGGATGGTCATGGGCTTCCCTCGCTTTGGGGGTTGGATCGGATTCACGCTAGTCGTGCGCCGGGCTCCGCTCAAGGGTATTGGCGGGGACTCGCCTCTGCCGCGCCGGTCTGCCACAAGGGGGCCCAGAGAAGAGGACGGACAGATGGGACAGGCAGTGGTCACGGTCGGGTGGTGCCGGCTGATGGCGCGATACAATCGCTGGCAGAACCGCGCGATGATGGAGGAGGTCGCCCGGCTTGACGCGGCCGAGCGCATGGCGCCGCGCGGGGCCCATTGGGGATCGATCCAGGGCACGATGGCGCATCTGCTCTGGGCCGATCATGTCTGGATGTCGCGGCTTGACGGCTGGGAGGCGCCGCATGCCCGTCTCGAGGACAGCGCCGGCTTCGTCGCCGACTGGTCGGAATACCGCTCGAAGCGGCAGATCACCGATGCCCGGATCAGCCGCTGGTCGCAGGGCCTGTCCGAGGCCGATCTCGCGGAGGATCTGTCCTGGTATTCGGGGGCGGCGGGGCGCGAGATGACCGTGCCGCGCGCGATCTGCATCGTTCACATGTTCAATCACCAGACTCATCACCGCGGCCAGATCAGTGCGATGCTGACGGCGGCCGGGGTGCTGACGGCCCCGACAGATCTGTTTCTGATGCCGGATCTCGTCGGTTAGGGAAAACCAGAAAGAGGGAAACAAGCATGTTCAAGGCGCTGGTCGTCGAGAAGGACGAAGAGGGCAAGACCCATGCCGCGGTGCAAAATCTTGACGAGGACCGTCTGCCCGAGGGCGATGTCACGGTCGCGGTCGAGTATTCGACGCTGAACTACAAGGACGGTCTGTGCCTGGGCTCGGGCGGCGGGCTGGTGCGTCAATGGCCGCATGTGCCGGGGATCGACTTTGCCGGGGTGGTCCAGCAAAGCGCCGATCCGCGCTACAAGCCCGGCGACCGGGTGGTGCTGACCGGCTGGCGCGTGGGCGAGGTGCATTGGGGCGGCTATGCCCAGCGGGCGCGGGTCAAGGCCGACTGGCTGGTGCCGCTGCCCGACGGGCTGTCGACCCATTCGGCGATGGCGGTCGGCACGGCGGGCATGGCCGCGATGCTGGCGGTGATCGCGCTGGAGGATCACGGGCTGAAGCCCGGCGACGGTCCGGTCCTGGTCACCGGCGCCTCGGGAGGCGTGGGCTCGGTGGCGACGGCGGTGCTGGCGAAGCTGGGCCATGAGGTGGCGGCGGTGACCGGCCGCCCCGGGTCCGAGGACTATCTGCGTGCCCTCGGGGCCAGCCAGGTCGTGCAGCGCGAGGACTTGTCCGAGGTGACGCGCAAGCCGCTCGAAAGCGAGCTCTGGGCCGGCTGCGTCGACCCGGTGGCGGGCGCGATGCTGGGCCGGGTCCTGAAGCAGATGAAATACGGTTCTTCGGTCGCGGCCGTGGGTCTTGCGGGCGGCGCGGCCATCGAGGGCGCGCTGATCACGCCCTTCATCCTGCGCGGGGTCAACCTTCTGGGCATCGACAGCGTGATGCAGCCCTACGAGGCCAGGCTGCGCGCCTGGAAGCGGATCGCGACGGACCTGCCGATGGACCGGCTCAAGGGCATGATCCGCAGCGCGACGCTGGAAGATCTGCCAGGGCTCGGCAAGGACATCCTGAAGGGGCAGGTGCAGGGCCGGGTCGTCGTCGACCTGAACGCCTGAGCCTCCCGGCCCGGGCTTGAAACACGGGCTTGAAACACGGGCTTGAAAAGGGGCGCGCCGCGAGGTCGCGCCCCTTTTTGTCTTTGGCAATCTGCTTTCTGATGGCGATCTGCTTACCCGCCCTAAGCGTCTCCTGAAAATATTTCCGTTTTTAAATCAGGGACATGGCGAAATACTGCCATGGCTTTCGCGGGCGTTGACGGCCGTTTTGGGGCGAAAGCTTGGTCTTTCTAACAAAAACTTCTAAGCTGTGCTCTGGTCCGGCGGTGGGCGGGGCAGGGCTCTGCCATGGGTGCCGCAGGGGGAAGAAGGGTCCATGAAGGAGGGTCCATGTTCAAGAAGATACTGGTGCCGGTCGATCTGGCCCATGCCGAGGCGCTGAAGCGTTCCTGCGACGTCGCGGGCGATCTTGCGCGGCATTACGGCATCGGCGTCACCTATGTCGCGGTGACCGCGCCGCAGCCCGGCCGGCTGGCGCGCTCGCCCGAGGAATACCGCAAGAAGCTCGAGGCCTTTGCCCGGGCCGAGGCCGAGACCCATGGTCACCTTGCCGATGCGCGGGTGATCGTCTGTTCGGACCCGGCCGCCGAGCTCGACGCGGCGCTGATGGACGCGCTGAAAGAGGTGGGCGCCGATCTGGTGGTGATGGCGAGCCATCTGCCGGGTGTGGCCGAGCGGATCTGGCCCTCGCATGGCGGCCGGCTGGCCGGTCATGCGCGGGTCTCGGTGCTGCTGGTGCGGCCCGAGAGCGGCTCCGCGGATAGCCGCTCCTGAGAATTCAAGCAGAAGGAACAAGTATGAGTGACCAGACAACGGAGCAGTTAACGGATCAGGGCATTCCCGCGCCGGAAGGCGAGGTGGACCTGATCGAGACGGATTACGAGATCGGTCAGGACAATATCGAAGGCAGTCTGGGACCGTTCGGTTTTGACATCCACAACCCGGTTTTCCTGGTATCTGGCCTGTGTATCATGGCCTTCGTGTTCTACGCGCTCGCGCTGCCCGAGCAGGCAGGAGCGGTATTCGGCTGGCTGAGGCCGTTCCTGACTTCGACCTTCGACTGGTTCTTTCTGAGCGCGGCCAATGTCTTCGTGCTGTTCTGTCTGGCGCTGATCGTGCTGCCGGTGGGGCGGGTCAGGCTGGGGGGCGCCGATGCGACGCCCGATTACAGCTATTCGGGCTGGTTCGCGATGCTGTTCGCCGCGGGCATGGGCATCGGTCTGATGTTCTTCGGCGTGCTCGAGCCGGTCTATCACATGGCGATCTCGCAGCCGCTCGGCACGCCGTCGCCCTTTGCCGCCGATGGCAGCCTGATCCCCGAGAATGTCGATGCGGCGCGCGAGATGGGGCTGGCCGCCACGATCTATCACTGGGGGCTGCACCCCTGGGCGATCTATGCCATCGTGGCGCTGGCGCTGGCGCTTTTCACCTATAACAAGGGGCTTCCGCTGACGATCCGGTCGGCCTTCTACCCGATCTTCGGCGAGAGGATCTGGGGGTGGACCGGCCATTTCATCGACATCCTTGCGGTCTTCGCCACGCTGTTCGGCCTGGCCACCTCGCTTGGTTTCGGGGCGCAGCAGGCCAATGCCGGTCTGAGCCATGTCTTCGGCGTGCCCGAGGATCTGACGGTGCAGATCCTGCTGATCACCGGCATCACCGCGATCGCGCTGATCTCGGTGCTGCGCGGGCTCGACGGCGGCGTCAAGGTGCTGTCCGAGATCAACATGATCGTCGCCGCGCTGCTGCTGGTCTTCGTGCTGGTGGCCGGGCCGACCGGCACCATCCTGACCGATTTCGGCGAGGGCATGCTGGCCTATGTCAGGGATCTGCCGGCGCTGTCGAACCCGTTCGGCCGGGAGGATACCGACTATCTGCAGGGCTGGACCGCCTTCTACTGGGCCTGGTGGATCTCCTGGTCGCCCTTCGTCGGCATGTTCATCGCCCGCGTCAGCCGTGGCCGTACGGTGCGGGAATTCGTGATCTGCGTGCTGGTGATCCCGAGCCTCGTCTGCGTGCTGTGGATGGCGGTCTTCGGCGGTGCGGCCATCGATCAGGTTCTGTCCGATCCGGCAGGCAGCGCGGTCAAGGCGCAGGTGATCGACGCTTACAACCCGCCGATGTCGCTCTTTGCGATGCTCGATGCGCTGCCCTGGGCGTCGATCACCTCGGTGATCGGGATCGTGCTGGTGATCGTGTTCTTCGTCACCTCGTCGGATTCGGGGTCGCTGGTGATCGACACGATCACCGCGGGCGGCAAGATCGACGCGCCGCTGCCCCAGCGGGTGTTCTGGTGCACCTTCGAGGGGGCGGTGGCCATCGTCCTCTTGGTCGGCGGCGGCCTGTCTGCGCTGCAGGCGATGGTGATCTCGACCGGGCTGCCCTTCACGCTGGTCCTGCTGGTCATGTGCTTCTCGATCTTCCGGGGACTGCAGACCGAGAGCCGCTAGCGGCGAATCTTCCGGGCCCTAGTCCGTAGGGCCCGGATTTCAAGGCGTTGCCTGGCCGCACCTGGCCGATTAGACAGGTTCCAACGGCCAGGCAGCATCTGGGTGGGCAATGGTTGCGCTCGATATCGAATTTGTTCGTAATCAGTTTCCTGCCTTCGGGTACAAGGATCTGCGCGACAAGGTGTTCTGCGAGAATGCGGGCGGCTCCTATGCCTGCCGCTATGTGATCTGGCGGCTGCATCGCTTCTACCAGGAACGAAAGGTCCAGCCCCATGGCGCCTTCGGCGTCTCGCGCCTGGCGGGCGAGGAGATGGACGAGGCCCATACCCGCCTTGCCGCGCATCTGGGCATCGGCCGGGACGAGCTGCATTTCGGCCCCTCGACCAGCGCCAATACCTATGTCCTGTCCCAGGCCTTCGGCGACTGGATCGGGGCAGGCCAGGCCATTGTCGTCACCGATCAGGATCACGAGGCCAATTCCGGCGTCTGGCGGCGGCTGGCGGCGCGCGGCATCGAGATCAGGGAATGGAAGGTCGATCCCGATACCGGGCATCTCGACCCCGAGCGGCTCGAGCCGCTGCTGGACGAGACCGTGCGGCTGGTCTGCTTTCCGCATGCCTCCAACATCCTCGGCGAGGTCAACGATGTCGCCCGCATCACCGCCATGGTGCGCCGGGCGGGCGCCTTCACCTGCGTCGACGGGGTCAGCTTCGCGCCGCACGGGCTGCCCGATCTGCCCGCGCTCGGGGCCGATATCTACCTGTTCTCGACCTACAAGACCTTCGGGCCGCATCAGGGGGTGATGCTGGTCCGGCGCGAACTGGCCTATCAGCTTCCCAACCAAGGCCATTGGTTCAACGGCGACGATGCCGTGCGCCGGTTCGATCCGGCCGGG
The genomic region above belongs to Rhodovulum sulfidophilum DSM 1374 and contains:
- the lipB gene encoding lipoyl(octanoyl) transferase LipB; protein product: MGPEWLELKELSPYEETVAAMEARAGQIAAGQAREAIWLLEHPPLYTAGTSARPEDLTDPGRFPVYETRRGGQFTYHGPGQRVVYVMLDVGRRGRDVRRFVWQLEQWVIETLAEFNVRGERRAGRVGVWVVRPDLPPGPSGAPREDKIAAIGVRLRRWVSFHGLSINVEPDLGHFDGIVPCGIRGHGVTSLVDLGLPVTMADVDVALRRSFDRVFGPLPPEAS
- a CDS encoding quinone-dependent dihydroorotate dehydrogenase — its product is MTPLERVGLAVFHRIEPERAHALSLTALRRGLVPLPGQLTSSRLATDLAGLSLPNPVGLAAGYDKNAVALGPLMRAGFGFLEVGAATPRPQPGNPRPRLFRLIEDRAAINRFGFNNDGMEAVRARLAARPAGVPVGLNLGANKDSPDRAADFATVLRACGAHVDFATVNVSSPNTEKLRDLQGHEALAALLAGVMAARAELSRPVPVFLKIAPDLTDAEIDDIAAVALEAGVSGIVATNTTLARTGLKSAGAGQAGGLSGAPLFARSTRVLARLSAATGGQLPLIGVGGVGSAEEAYAKIRAGASALQLYTALVYGGMSLVGDIVEGLDRLLARDGFAHVSEAVGTGRKDWE
- a CDS encoding DUF952 domain-containing protein yields the protein MLIYKIFRRAEWDALRERGASRGAPVDLADGFIHLSTAGQVAGTAEKHFAGESDLVLVAVEADRLGPDLKWEPSRGGALFPHLYRELRLADLVWDKSLPLGATGHIFPEGVI
- a CDS encoding bifunctional metallophosphatase/5'-nucleotidase, translating into MTMRILFPAAALALLAGTAQADFALTLLHTNDVHARLEPISKYDSDCPEEDNLAGACFGGTARLATAIAAARAEGGPMLLLDAGDQFQGTLFYSYYKGKAVAEMVNRLGYDAMAVGNHEFDDGPEGLADFAARVTMPLLMANADLSAEPLLRDAILKSTVIEVAGERIGVIGLTPQGNPDLASPGPDIVFTDPVGAAQAEADRLTAEGIDKIVLLSHSGHETDKRIAAETTGIDVIVGGHSHTLLSNTDAAAAGPYPTMLGRTAIVQAYAYGRYLGRVDLVFDDAGGLVSAGGDPILLDASVAEDAEIKARIAELAKPLEEIRQNVVAETTAPIDGDRGSCRAGECAMGNLVAEAMLDRVRSQGIQVAIQNGGGLRASIDEGPVTMGEVLTVLPFRNTLSTFHVSGATLRAALEHGLGLAEEGAGRFPQVAGLRFIWAPGAEPGQRLRKVEVKEGTDWEPLDPDKSYGLVSNNYVRNGGDGYTMFLDAREVYDFGPDLADVTAEYLARNTPYAPETDGRIAAE
- the arsC gene encoding arsenate reductase (glutaredoxin) (This arsenate reductase requires both glutathione and glutaredoxin to convert arsenate to arsenite, after which the efflux transporter formed by ArsA and ArsB can extrude the arsenite from the cell, providing resistance.), which gives rise to MTAIAIWHNPRCSKSRAALALLQERGVEPQVRRYLEVPPNEKELREVLDMLGGPAIGMMRTGEPLFSELELARDAPDEVLIAAMAAHPKLIERPLAMADGRAVLGRPPERVLELLED
- a CDS encoding GatB/YqeY domain-containing protein gives rise to the protein MDLRTRISAALKAAMKDREANRLGTLRLINAAIKDRDIAARTGDTEEGVSEAELLAILARMVKQRQESARAYEEGGRLDLAERERAEIAVIEEYLPRQLTADEVDEAIGTAIVETEANSIRDMGRVMAQLKARYAGRMDFAAVGPMVRQRLS
- the carA gene encoding glutamine-hydrolyzing carbamoyl-phosphate synthase small subunit, whose protein sequence is MPAATPHPTACLTLADGTVFYGHGFGAVGETVAELCFNTAMTGYQEIMTDPSYAGQVVTFTFPHIGNVGVNPDDDETADPVAAGMVVKWDPTEPSNWRAADALKDWLARRGRIGIGGIDTRRLTRAIRQQGAPHVALAHDPEGKFDIEKLVAKARAWSGLVGLDLAKDVTCAQSYRWDEMRWSWPEGHAKRTEPGHRVVAIDYGAKRNILRCLASAGCDVTVLPASASAEDVLALEPEGVFLSNGPGDPAATGEYAVPMIRKILDKDVPLFGICLGHQMLALALGAKTVKMNHGHHGANHPVKDLETGKVEITSMNHGFTVDSQTLPEGVKETHVSLFDGSNCGIRMTDRPVFSVQYHPEASPGPQDSYYLFERFAAAMADRKQA